A stretch of the Lolium perenne isolate Kyuss_39 chromosome 3, Kyuss_2.0, whole genome shotgun sequence genome encodes the following:
- the LOC127344310 gene encoding uncharacterized protein, producing the protein MLSSHPHDAASMLPYVPRPPSLLVDRRYRTGAEVAPSCPRCDSPNTKFCYYNNYSLTQPRYFCKGCRRYWTKGGSLRNVPVGGGCRKNRRGKSSSSVRLAADSFSAGRDAAFGSFPGPLRPDMVLEGMVGGSGQANPGQATHTAADGSSIDLAMLYSKFLNNQQQPPADSLVGAVTPDSTSDEAFDTFSASSDLSPGAVLAPPGLDGFGEWSGPLSASADTTSAATMLCTDASVQAALGELNFAMDQSCFDSLGLPTDGAAGNLSSWCSIVPSLSTWEEPKYDSLDSFPDDTMSLHEGILAADHDWTADCQGLEALYMP; encoded by the coding sequence ATGTTGTCGTCGCACCCGCACGACGCGGCCAGCATGCTGCCGTACGTGCCGCGCCCGCCGTCGCTGCTGGTGGACCGCCGCTACAGGACGGGCGCCGAGGTGGCGCCCAGCTGCCCACGCTGCGACTCGCCCAACACCAAGTTCTGCTACTACAACAACTACAGCCTCACCCAGCCCCGCTACTTCTGCAAGGGCTGCCGACGCTACTGGACCAAGGGCGGCTCCCTCCGCAACGTGCCCGTCGGGGGCGGCTGCCGCAAGAACCGCCGGGgtaagtcctcctcctcggtgcgcCTGGCTGCCGACTCCTTCTCGGCCGGCCGGGACGCCGCGTTCGGTAGTTTCCCCGGCCCGCTCCGGCCGGACATGGTCCTGGAAGGCATGGTCGGCGGCAGCGGCCAGGCGAACCCTGGCCAGGCGACGCACACCGCCGCCGACGGGTCGTCCATCGACCTCGCAATGCTCTACTCCAAGTTCCTCAACAACCAGCAGCAGCCGCCCGCCGACAGCCTCGTCGGCGCCGTCACGCCAGACTCCACCAGCGACGAGGCATTCGACACGTTCAGCGCGTCCAGCGACCTCAGCCCGGGCGCCGTTCTGGCGCCGCCGGGGCTGGACGGGTTCGGCGAATGGTCCGGACCGTTGAGCGCCAGCGCTGACACCACGAGCGCGGCCACCATGCTGTGCACGGACGCGAGCGTGCAGGCGGCGCTCGGCGAACTCAACTTCGCCATGGACCAGAGCTGCTTCGACTCGCTAGGGCTGCCCACGGACGGCGCCGCGGGCAACCTCTCCTCGTGGTGCTCCATCGTGCCGAGCTTGTCCACTTGGGAGGAGCCCAAGTACGACTCGCTCGATTCCTTCCCCGACGACACCATGAGCCTCCATGAGGGCATTCTTGCTGCCGATCATGACTGGACCGCGGATTGCCAAGGCTTGGAGGCTCTCTACATGCCCTGA